The Caldicellulosiruptor obsidiansis OB47 genome segment GCAGCAGTTTTGGCAGCTGGGCTTGATGGCATTAAGAACAAGATTGAGCCGCCAGAACCAGTTGAAGAAAATATATTTGAAATGAGCGAAGAAGAAAGAGCAAAACGCGGAATTGGAAGCTTACCAGGAAGCTTAGAAGAGGCAATCAAAGAGTTTGAAAATAGTACTCTTATGAGAGAAACGCTTGGAGATCATATCTTTGAAAAGTACTTAGAAGCAAAGAAGCTTGAATGGGACGATTACAGAACAAAAGTACATCAATGGGAGATTGACGCATATCTTACAAAGTACTAATTTAATAGTAAAGGCTGCCTTCTCAAAAGAGAGAAGGCAGCCTTCATTGTATTTTGCTGTAAGTTTAAAAATTTTTATACCTTTTTAGCATTTAGATACCTATCAATGCTCTGGGCTGCTTTTTTTCCCATACCCATTGCAAGAATGACAGTAGCTGCGCCTGTTACAATGTCACCTCCTGCAAAAACACCTTCAATGTTTGTCATGAGGTTTTCGTCAACTTTGATAGAACCATTAGGGTTTAGTTCAAGGTCAGGTATAGCTTTTTTGACAAGTGGATTTGGGCTTTGTCCAATTGCAACAATGAAATTGTCTGCTTCAAATACAAAGTTTGAGCCATCAATTGGCTTTACGCTTCTTCTGCCTGAAGAATCTGGCTGAGAAAGCTGCATTTTAACAAGTTCTAAAGCTTTGACATGTCCTGTTTCATCACCTATAAACTTTACGGGGCTTACAAGCTCGATTATTTTTATCCCCTCTTCTTTTGCATGCAGAATTTCTTCTTTTCTTGCAGGCATCTCAGCCTCAGTTCTTCGGTAGAGGATATAAACCTCACTTCCAAGCCTTCTTGCCACTCTTGCTGCGTCCATTGCCACGTTCCCGCCACCAATTACACCGACCTTCTTGCCAAGTTTGATTGGTGTGTCATATTCAGGGAACTTGTATGCCTTCATGAGGTTTATCCTTGTCAAGAATTCATTTGCTGAATATATTCCGTTTAAAAGCTCACCTTCAATGTTCAGAAAATTAGGAAGTCCAGCGCCAGAGCTTATAAATACAGCATCAAACCCTTCCTGCTTTAAATCTTCCAAGTCAAATGTCTTGCCAAATATCATGTTTGTTCTAAACTCAACGCCCATCTTCTTTAGATTTTCAATCTCCCACTCAACAACCTCCTTTGGAAGTCTGAATTCAGGTATTCCATAGTACAAAACTCCACCAAGTTTATGAAACGCCTCAAATATTGTTACATTATAACCCATCTTTGCCAGGGATGAGGCACATGAAAGTCCCGCAGGTCCAGAACCAATTATTGCGACTTTTCTTTTGTTTGGCTGGGGTTTTGAAAATTCAAATTCACAGTTTTGTCTGAACCAATCAGCGACAAACCTCTCGAGTTTGCCAATAGCAATTGGTTCACCTTTTATTCCACGAACACAGTTCTGTTCGCATTGAGTTTCCTGGGGACATACTCTTCCACAAATCGCAGGAAGTAGATTTGTTTCAAGTATTTTCAGATAACTTTCTTTGAACTTTTTTTCTTTTATTAGCTTTATGAATTCTGGTATTTTAACTTCAACCGGACAACCTTTTACACACGGTGCATTTTTACATTCAAGGCATCTTTGCGCCTCCCTAACAGCTTCATCAGGTGTGTATCCAAAGCACACTTCATCAAAGTTGTGTATCCTCTCAATAGGTTCCTGTTCCTTAATAGGAACTCTTTTCAAGACATCCAATTTCTCTACTCCCCCAATCCAATTTTGCATTTGTGTTCTCTATACGAAATATTTTCGAGGTCTTGATAATATGAATTTCTTTTCATAAGTCCATCAAAGTCAACTTCAAATCCATCAAAGATTGGACCGTCAACACATGCAAATTTCACTTCGTTTCCAATCTTTACTCTGCACCCCCCACACATACCTGTTCCATCAACCATGATTGGATTTAGACTTACTAATGTTTTTATTTGGTACTTTTTAGTTATATCAACAACAGCTTTCATCATTGGGACTGGTCCTACAGCGAATATTTCATCATACCTTTTGCCACTTTCCAAAAGCTCATTCAAGATATCCGTCACAAATCCTTTTTTTCCATAAGAACCGTCGTTTGTGGAGATGTATAGATTATTACAATATTTCTTCAATTCATCTTCAAAAAAGATATTTTCTTTTGATCTTCCACCAATGATGATATCTATATTTTTTCCCTGACTGTGAAGCATCTTTACTTTTGAAAATATTGCTGGGATTCCAAGTCCACCGGCTACAAAAAGGTAATTTTTATCTTCCGGATTGTGTTCATATGGCATACCAAGTGGACCAACAAAATCAATTATCCTATCACCTATATTTAGCTGGGACAAAAGAGAAGTTGTCTTGCCAACAACTTGAAATATGATATATACAACTCCTTTTTCTCTGTCAAAATCTGCGATTGTAAGAGGAATCCTTTCACCATTTTCTGCAACTCTCAATATAACAAACTGACCAGGATTTGATTTTTTTGCAACCTGCGGGGAGTATATGCCCATTAGCCACACGTTTGGTGCTAAGTTTTGTTTTATAACAATCTCATTCATTTTTTTATCACCCGTATTAACACAGATTTTAATATATAGTATCAAAAAAGCTATGAAAATTCAAACATAAAGTTTGACAAAAACTTGACTATTATTCTTTTGTAGGGAAAGCTTCTTTAGAATGTAGCATATAATCCTAAGTAAGAGAAATGTTCTGGAGGACAAGAGGTTGAAGGAGGATATTGAAAAAAGAACTCTTCTTGCAGCAGAAATTATGATTAAGTACAATGCAACTGTGAGGAAAGTTGCAAGGATTTTAGGTGTTTCAAAATCTACAATTCACAACGACCTTGCAGAAAGGCTTTTGTATATCAACAAGGAACTTTACAAGCAGGTAAGAGCAATATTGGAGAAGAATAAGCAAGAGAGGCACATAAGAGGAGGACTTGCAACCAAGAGAAAGTATCTCATAAAAAAATCACAGCTCATTTCTAAAAATAGTGGTATAATATAGGTTATAAAAATTGCCGTGCAGGAGAGGTCAAAAGATGAGAGAAAGCTTTGAGGAACTTGTGAAAATAATGGACATACTCAGAAACAAATGTCCGTGGGATAAACAGCAAACACATGAAAGTCTTAAAAAATACCTGATCGAAGAGACATATGAGGTTATTGAAGCCATAGACGAAGGAGACTTTGCAAAACTCAAGGAAGAACTTGGTGATCTGCTTTTGCAGGTTGTATTTCATGCCAAAATTGCTCAGGAAAACGGTAAATTTGATATCTACGAGGTTATTTATGATATCTGTCAGAAGATGAAGAGAAGGCATACACATGTATTCGGTAGCGATAACTTTTCAACCGCTGAAGAGGTGCTTCAGAACTGGGATAAAATTAAAAACAATGAAAAAGAAATTGAAACCATTACAGATAGTATGAAAAGAATTCCGAAACATCTTCCAGCTCTTATGAGAAGTTATAAGGT includes the following:
- the gltA gene encoding NADPH-dependent glutamate synthase, with protein sequence MQNWIGGVEKLDVLKRVPIKEQEPIERIHNFDEVCFGYTPDEAVREAQRCLECKNAPCVKGCPVEVKIPEFIKLIKEKKFKESYLKILETNLLPAICGRVCPQETQCEQNCVRGIKGEPIAIGKLERFVADWFRQNCEFEFSKPQPNKRKVAIIGSGPAGLSCASSLAKMGYNVTIFEAFHKLGGVLYYGIPEFRLPKEVVEWEIENLKKMGVEFRTNMIFGKTFDLEDLKQEGFDAVFISSGAGLPNFLNIEGELLNGIYSANEFLTRINLMKAYKFPEYDTPIKLGKKVGVIGGGNVAMDAARVARRLGSEVYILYRRTEAEMPARKEEILHAKEEGIKIIELVSPVKFIGDETGHVKALELVKMQLSQPDSSGRRSVKPIDGSNFVFEADNFIVAIGQSPNPLVKKAIPDLELNPNGSIKVDENLMTNIEGVFAGGDIVTGAATVILAMGMGKKAAQSIDRYLNAKKV
- a CDS encoding sporulation transcriptional regulator SpoIIID; protein product: MKEDIEKRTLLAAEIMIKYNATVRKVARILGVSKSTIHNDLAERLLYINKELYKQVRAILEKNKQERHIRGGLATKRKYLIKKSQLISKNSGII
- a CDS encoding sulfide/dihydroorotate dehydrogenase-like FAD/NAD-binding protein gives rise to the protein MNEIVIKQNLAPNVWLMGIYSPQVAKKSNPGQFVILRVAENGERIPLTIADFDREKGVVYIIFQVVGKTTSLLSQLNIGDRIIDFVGPLGMPYEHNPEDKNYLFVAGGLGIPAIFSKVKMLHSQGKNIDIIIGGRSKENIFFEDELKKYCNNLYISTNDGSYGKKGFVTDILNELLESGKRYDEIFAVGPVPMMKAVVDITKKYQIKTLVSLNPIMVDGTGMCGGCRVKIGNEVKFACVDGPIFDGFEVDFDGLMKRNSYYQDLENISYREHKCKIGLGE
- the mazG gene encoding nucleoside triphosphate pyrophosphohydrolase; this encodes MRESFEELVKIMDILRNKCPWDKQQTHESLKKYLIEETYEVIEAIDEGDFAKLKEELGDLLLQVVFHAKIAQENGKFDIYEVIYDICQKMKRRHTHVFGSDNFSTAEEVLQNWDKIKNNEKEIETITDSMKRIPKHLPALMRSYKVQEKAAKVGFDWESFEGALNKVYEELEELKECLSKNDKKEKIEEEIGDILFAVVNIARFFEVDPEEALHNTVEKFITRFSYVEESASKQGKKLNEMTLEDMDKFWEEAKKV